The Toxotes jaculatrix isolate fToxJac2 chromosome 14, fToxJac2.pri, whole genome shotgun sequence genome window below encodes:
- the greb1l gene encoding GREB1-like protein isoform X1, giving the protein MGNSYAGQLKSARFEEVLHNSIEASLRSSSGDPQPIFTQLYLEPESYPGNMEDMKSKADLHGGEPPGHDLMNGHSSNDLEELEEDDDSDSSSPPLPYLQAPAPDGCCTLDGFCQAGKDLRLVSIATEPIEVPAGFELVGAKSPSVPEHILVCAVDRRFLPDENGKNALLGFSGNCVGCGEKGFRYFTEFSNHINLKLSTQPKKQKHLKYYLVKNSQGALCKGPLICWKDCKTRQFSSNASTSKPSSSSSLSSKENGGTSGHSSSPFSLSDSPPTRTTQASSVFFGSQDLSRDCSFLKPLASTPGNKTLPIVPTALRVNGPTNGLGVDGRPPLLSPSQVSLGPQVQGYRTADLGDSPVSSAMNSGPPKKRHRSWHPTTLVPVPPTAVPVPAIRPIVCSPGSVLVSPPQPPVAGVIQPQPVTAGETVIVPDNLLNSSGVRPVILIGHGTLPYFYGNVGDIVVSPLLVSCYKSSQLTEKTLETLGLNRNQLLSVETMILLTLQYLARLGSNQIPLREELEQIVLKAMLCCPGGPAISPSQLPWLARLEASVSGGSVQVVVTHNSLGEGISESLRSLSEGPHQQQCLPTYVVIICASKMSSNEFCVLVLGKYQARALAEGMLTTNEFLKEISYELITGKVSILASHFKTTSLGDNLDKQLVRYQRRRKGQVIQPFQGDVTDHIHSQEAASMSPPSDRAELLNKVFQIHPTQQSVARSLLSQVCSIADSGIQNLDLGRFCKVDFLVLVPPSHILVHQTAQRIRQSGVLVDLGMEDTSSAHQKSDKYVVRLDGDVHARMEAFMRKVKQNPDTLFVLIHDNSHVDLTSALSGSVCHGELQGLADRVVNCQEVLDAINLLVLQVSCFPYTLQTSQSRISIHNEVHWPSNNSLQGEQSPNELVYFGLRDYSRSLQWGVASPILRCDDAFEKMVHTLLERHPHLHSMVIRSYLLIQQYTEAMMALTSSPSLRDHITPETLAMVEDLINAPSREGSQGRGHMLLVRVPSLQLAMLARERLEDVRDKLGLQLCFAVLLGSPASELNLPRNFTSRLRAWRGCENEDWVPHTYEDLEGLPCIVILTGKDPLGETFPRSLKYSDLRLIDSSYLTRTSLEQEVGLACTYVSMGVVQEPKKAIVPRESDGEKAATSLNDGDELERPQSNGSAATRTSGSLAENGVSSSDVADSSQKPSTSTCTPETATVSDMGTVTQGFKQECDSLGSQFTPNPSKSSKAPPSLYSSSSSSSPSPSSSSTQRPSQSTQYGQDSKPVRVSPRTVIMSRAAYNLLAGESGSQLSSFSLLPHADVAWSSPLRPLITHNLEGAEQSMYYRQWTTARQHHADYEAPPVAHPRRLLLSGPPQVGKTGAYLQFLRILFRMLIRLLEVDVYDEEEEREEETSVVTTPVNTPWPDIEEVRKLPFDPFPRDPKFRKASPVFSDKMPKCLKDFKQEGDSQTPAKRKTKSVRLSKFAAHNAFHHCEQCHHYCEAGPATQLSECTFHAFTFCSSMLGEEVQLQFVIPKTKEQHFVFSQQGSHLESMRLPLVSSRDPELLKSPIFTPTTGHQEHGLLNIFHAMEGAAHVHILVVKQSEMPHYRKYWPNHILLVLPAMFNNAGVGAARFMIKELSYHNLELERNRLEEQGVKRQDVWPFIVMMDDSCVLWNVHQSADSSDTSDGSSALTNISLKTVLQHMEATPKISLYAMCGTRKWNSSLARKSPSHSFSRCHLHDFVMLNVDLTQNVQYDLNRYSCEEVDFNLRVNSSGLLLCRFDYFSLMKKHIPTGGNKDFLVKPKLMEIENHAPISPSQYVCAPDSEQTLLDAPAQFLLERFLQSCSHRLFPKAVQNRNNPVLSIDSYLNISPEISVCYINSRPHSTNLNHQGLVFSGLLLYLCDSFVVSGLLKKFRFLKGATLCVICQDRSSLRQTIVRLELEDEWQFRLRDEFQTANCSEDRPLYFLTGRHV; this is encoded by the exons ATGGGGAATTCATACGCCGGGCAGCTGAAGTCTGCTCGATTTGAAGAGGTTCTCCATAACTCAATCGAGGCTTCACTGCGCTCGAGCAGTGGAGATCCACAGCCCATCTTCACACAGCTCTACTTAGAGCCAGAGTCGTATCCTGGTAACATGGAAG ACATGAAGTCAAAAGCCGACCTCCACGGTGGTGAGCCACCAGGTCACGATCTCATGAACGGACACTCTTCTAATGatctggaggagctggaggaagatgatgactcagacagcagcagccctcCACTTCCCTACCTACAGGCTCCTGCACCAGACGGCTGCTGCACACTTGACG gGTTCTGTCAGGCCGGCAAGGACCTCCGCCTGGTCTCCATAGCAACGGAGCCCATCGAAGTCCCAGCAGGCTTCGAGCTGGTGGGCGCCAAGTCCCCCAGCGTCCCCGAGCACATCCTGGTGTGTGCCGTGGACCGCCGTTTTTTGCCTGACGAGAATGGGAAAAATGCACTTTTAG GTTTTTCAGGAAACTGTGTGGGCTGTGGTGAGAAGGGTTTCAGATACTTCACTGAGTTTTCGAACCACATCAACCTGAAGTTGTCCACCCAGCCCAAGAAGCAGAAGCACTTAAAATACTACCTGGTGAAGAATTCTCAGGGTGCTCTGTGCAAAGGACCCCTCATCTGCtggaaag ACTGTAAAACCCGTCAGTTCTCCAGCAATGCGTCAACCTCCAAACCCAGCTCGTCCTCCTCTCTCAGCAGTAAAGAAAACGGAGGCACCAGTGGACACAGctcctctcccttttccctctcAG attctCCACCCACCAGAACGACACAAGCATCCTCTGTCTTTTTCGGGAGTCAGGACCTCAGCAGAGACTGCAGCTTCCTCAAACCTCTGGCCTCCACACCTGGAAACAAGACTCTACCAATAG tacCCACAGCTCTGAGGGTGAACGGGCCAACTAATGGTCTGGGCGTTGATGGGCGTCCTCCCTTACTGAGCCCCTCGCAGGTCTCCTTAGGGCCTCAGGTTCAGGGGTATCGCACAGCTGACTTAGGAGACAGTCCAG TATCTTCTGCCATGAACTCGGGCCCTCCAAAGAAGCGCCACCGGAGCTGGCATCCCACCACGTTGGTGCCCGTCCCACCGACAGCTGTCCCTGTTCCGGCCATCCGACCAATTGTTTGTTCCCCAG GCTCTGTGTTAGTCTCCCCTCCTCAGCCACCTGTAGCTGGAGTCATTCAGCCCCAACCTGTCACTGCCGGAGAGACAGTCATCGTCCCCGACAACCTGCTTAACTCTTCTGGTGTTCGCCCTGTCATCCTCATCG GGCATGGCACTTTACCTTATTTCTATGGGAATGTCGGGGATATAGTGGTGAGCCCCCTGCTGGTCAGCTGCTATAAGAGCAGCCAGCTGACAGAGAAAACCCTGGAGACTTTGGGCCTCAACAGAAATCAACTACTCAGTGTGGAGACGATGATTCTGCTCACTTTACAGTATCTTGCACGTTTAG GCTCCAATCAGATTCCGCTGAGAGAGGAACTGGAGCAGATAGTCCTGAAGGCCATGCTGTGCTGTCCTGGGGGTCCCGCCATCTCCCCATCCCAGCTGCCCTGGCTGGCTCGCCTAGAAGCCAGCGTCTCTGGAGGCAGCGTCCAAGTCGTGGTTACCCACAACTCACTGGGAGAGGGCATTTCTGAGTCACTACGTTCCCTCAGTGAGGGTCCTCACCAACAGCAGTGCCTGCCCACCTACGTGGTCATCATATGTGCCTCTAAAATGAGCAGCAACGAGTTCTGTGTGCTTGTTTTGG GAAAGTACCAAGCACGGGCCTTAGCTGAAGGCATGCTGACGACTAATGAGTTTCTGAAGGAAATCAGCTACGAGCTCATCACCGGGAAAGTCAGCATCTTGGCGTCTCACTTCAAAACCACCTCACTAG GGGACAATCTGGACAAGCAGCTGGTGCGATACCAACGTCGACGGAAGGGACAGGTCATCCAGCCCTTTCAGGGGGATGTCACTGACCACATCCACTCCCAGGAAGCTGCCAGCATGTCACCACCTTCAGACAGAG CAGAGCTCTTAAATAAGGTATTCCAGATCCATCCAACCCAGCAGAGTGTGGCTCGCAGCCTTCTCTCTCAAGTCTGCTCCATTGCTGACTCAGGGATACAGAACCTTGACTTGGGTCGCTTCTGTAAAGTGGACTTCCTTGTTTTGGTCCCGCCCTCTCACATTCTGGTGCACCAGACGGCACAGCGCATCCGACAATCAG gaGTGCTTGTGGACCTGGGAATGGAAGACACCTCCTCAGCCCACCAGAAGTCAGACAAGTACGTGGTGCGTCTGGATGGTGATGTTCACGCCAGGATGGAGGCCTTCATGAGGAAAGTCAAACAGAACCCAGACACCCTGTTTGTCCTCATTCACGACAACTCGCACGTCGACCTCACAAG tgcTCTGTCCGGCTCTGTGTGCCATGGGGAGCTGCAGGGTCTGGCTGACCGGGTGGTGAACTGCCAGGAAGTCCTAGATGCCATAAACCTGTTAGTCCTGCAGGTCAGCTGCTTCCCATACACACTGCAGACCAGCCAGTCTCGCATCAGCATCCACAACGAGGTTCACTGGCCCTCAAACAACAGTCTg cagggggagcagTCTCCCAATGAGTTAGTCTACTTTGGCCTGAGGGACTACAGTAGATCCCTGCAGTGGGGCGTGGCCAGCCCTATTCTCCGTTGTGATGATGCATTTGAGAAGATGGTCCACACACTGCTGGAAAG ACATCCTCACCTACACAGCATGGTAATCCGCAGCTACCTGCTGATTCAGCAGTACACTGAGGCCATGATGGCCCTGACCTCTTCCCCATCTCTGAGAGACCACATAACTCCAGAGACTCTCGCCATGGTGGAGGACCTGATCAATGCCCCTAGCAGAGAGGGCTCCCAGGGCCGAGGCCACATGCTGCTGGTCCGCGTGCCCTCACTGCAGCTAGCGATGCTGGCTCGGGAACGACTAGAGGACGTAAGGGATAAGCTGGGGCTCCAGTTGTGCTTTGCAGTGCTGCTGGGAAGTCCTGCTTCAGAGCTCAACCTGCCCAGAAACTTCACCAGCCGCCTCAGG GCGTGGCGAGGCTGTGAGAATGAAGACTGGGTACCACACACCTATGAGGATCTGGAGGGGTTGCCCTGCATTGTCATCCTCACAGGGAAAGACCCTCTTGGAGAGACATTCCCCAG GTCTCTGAAATACAGCGACCTGCGTCTGATAGATTCCAGTTACTTGACTCGTACATCCCTGGAGCAGGAGGTGGGTCTGGCCTGCACGTATGTGTCCATGGGTGTTGTCCAGGAGCCCAAGAAGGCCATTGTCCCTCGGGAATCAGATGGAGAGAAGGCCGCCACCAGTTTGAATGATGGAGATGAGCTGGAAAGGCCTCAGAGCAATGGCAGCGCTGCAACCAGAACATCTG GTTCCTTGGCAGAGAATGGAGTCAGCTCATCTGACGTTGCAGACTCTTCCCAGAAGCCATCCACTTCCACCTGCACCCCTGAAACTGCCACCGTCTCAGATATGGGCACGGTGACACAAGGGTTCAAACAGGAGTGTGACTCCCTGGGCAGCCAGTTCACCCCCAATCCCTCCAAAAGCTCCAAGGCTCCTCCTTCCCTTTACtccagttcttcttcttcctccccctccccatcttcctcctctactCAGAGGCCCAGCCAGTCCACGCAGTACGGTCAAGACTCTAAGCCTGTTCGAGTGTCACCAAGGACAGTCATCATGTCCCGAGCAGCATACAACCTGCTGGCGGGGGAGTCGGGGAGTCAGCTGAGTTCCTTCTCCCTGCTGCCTCATGCAGATGTGGCCTGGAGCAGCCCACTGAGGCCCCTTATCACTCACAACCTGGAGGGGGCAGAGCAGAGCATGTACTATCGCCAGTGGACCACCGCCAGGCAGCATCATGCTGATTATGAAGCTCCACCTGTGGCACATCCACGGCGCTTGTTATTAAGTGGACCCCCACAG GTGGGGAAAACTGGTGCCTACCTGCAGTTTCTCCGTATCCTGTTTCGGATGCTCATCAGACTGTTGGAGGTTGATGTGtatgatgaggaagaggaaagggaggagg aaACGTCAGTGGTTACAACTCCGGTAAATACCCCGTGGCCTGACATTGAGGAAGTTCGAAAGCTGCCCTTTGACCCCTTCCCCCGTGATCCTAAGTTCAGGAAAGCCAGCCCTGTTTTCTCTGACAAGATGCCAAAGTGTTTAAAAG ATTTTAAGCAGGAAGGAGACAGTCAAACACCTGCCAAACGAAAGACCAAGTCAGTACGTCTGAGCAAGTTTGCTGCCCACAATGCCTTTCATCACTGTGAACAGTGTCACCACTACTGCGAAGCAGGCCCTGCCACACAG ctgTCGGAGTGCACCTTTCATGCTTTTACCTTCTGCTCGTCCATGCTGGGGGAAGAGGTCCAGCTCCAGTTTGTTATTCCCAAAACCAAGGAGCAGCACTTTGTCTTCAGTCAGCAGGGCAGCCACCTGGAGAGCATGCGCCTGCCTCTGGTCTCCAGCAGG GATCCTGAGCTATTGAAGAGTCCAATCTTCACACCGACTACAGGACACCAAGAGCATGGCCTGCTCAACATTTTTCATGCCATGGAGGGAGCTGCTCATGTGCACATCCTGGTGGTTAAGCAATCTGAGATGCCCCACTACAGGAAGTACTGGCCTAACCACATCCTGCTCGTCCTGCCGGCTATGTTCAACAACGCTGGAGTTG GTGCTGCTCGATTCATGATCAAAGAGCTGTCATACCATAAcctggagctggagagaaaCCGACTGGAGGAGCAAGGTGTCAAGAGGCAAGATGTATGGCCTTTCATCGTCATGATGGACGACTCCTGTGTGCTGTGGAATGTCCACCAGTCAGCAGACAGCAG CGATACATCCGATGGAAGTTCAGCCCTCACCAACATCTCTCTGAAGACGGTGCTGCAGCATATGGAAGCCACACCGAAGATCTCCCTGTACGCAATGTGCGGTACTCGCAAATGGAACAGCAGCCTAGCTCGCAAGTCTCCCAGCCACTCCTTCAGTCGGTGTCATCTCCACGACTTTGTCATGCTTAATGTGGACCTGACGCAGAACGTTCAATATGACCTTAATCG ATATAGCTGTGAAGAGGTGGACTTTAATCTAAGGGTGAACAGCAGTGGGCTGCTGCTGTGTCGCTTCGACTACTTCAGCCTGATGAAGAAACACATTCCAACCGGAGGAAACAAAGACTTCCTGGTCAAACCTAAACTCATG gaAATAGAAAATCACGCTCCGATCAGCCCGTCCCAGTACGTTTGCGCCCCAGACAGCGAGCAGACCCTCCTCGATGCCCCGGCccagttcctgcttgaaaggttcctgcagagctgcagtcacaggCTGTTTCCAAAGGCTgttcaaaacagaaacaacccAGTTCTGTCCATCGACAGCTACCTCAACATCAGCCCAGAG ATTTCTGTGTGCTACATCAACTCTCGTCCACACTCCACCAACCTGAACCATCAGGGCCTGGTGTTCAGTGGCCTGCTGCTTTATCTCTGTGACTCCTTCGTCGTCTCTGGACTCCTCAAGAAATTCCGCTTCCTGAAAG GTGCCACCCTTTGTGTGATCTGCCAGGACCGGAGTTCTCTGCGTCAGACCATCGTCCGACTAGAGTTGGAGGATGAGTGGCAGTTCCGCCTGCGCGACGAGTTTCAGACAGCCAACTGCAGCGAGGACCGGCCTCTCTACTTTCTGACTGGCCGCCATGTTTGA